One region of Pseudomonadota bacterium genomic DNA includes:
- a CDS encoding acyl-CoA dehydrogenase family protein — translation MLPLSGLAGLSAEQESLREIAQRFALDKIRPIAAQLDERAEFPLAVIKESHALGLINLTIPVELSGSGLSIFDACLVIEEIAWGCAGFATSMVANDLALTPIRLAGSEEQKRRFIQPIAASGEFSSFCLSEPSAGSDVAGLQTTVEDGGDYWILNGAKQWISNAGHASQYTVFASIDRTKKHKGLCCLVVPRSTVGISVGHHENKMGQRCSDTCSVTFDNVKVPKDHMIGAPGEGFKIAMQTLDASRPMTASIAVGIARAACEHALAYSKERKQFGSPISSFQGIQFMLADMATVIDSSRLLTWRSAWLIDQGKPASIESSMAKRFSADSAMSVTTDAVQIFGGYGYTKDYPVEKLMRDAKLLQIYEGTSQIQRIVIAREMLKG, via the coding sequence GGCTTAGCGGGTTTATCGGCGGAGCAGGAGTCATTAAGGGAGATTGCGCAGCGATTTGCGCTGGATAAGATCCGGCCAATCGCAGCGCAGCTCGATGAAAGAGCTGAATTTCCCCTTGCCGTAATTAAAGAGAGCCACGCTCTCGGTCTTATTAACCTTACAATTCCTGTAGAGCTGAGTGGGTCCGGGCTCTCTATCTTCGATGCTTGTCTTGTAATCGAGGAGATCGCCTGGGGCTGCGCCGGTTTTGCAACCTCTATGGTGGCGAATGACCTCGCGCTGACACCGATTAGGTTGGCTGGAAGCGAGGAACAAAAGCGTCGTTTTATCCAACCGATCGCTGCTAGTGGAGAATTTTCTTCGTTCTGTCTCTCCGAGCCGAGCGCAGGATCCGATGTCGCAGGGCTTCAGACTACGGTTGAAGATGGTGGTGATTACTGGATCCTTAACGGCGCAAAGCAGTGGATCAGCAACGCCGGGCACGCCTCTCAGTATACTGTTTTTGCATCGATCGATCGCACTAAGAAGCATAAGGGCCTCTGTTGTCTCGTTGTGCCGCGATCGACCGTGGGAATCTCAGTCGGTCATCACGAAAACAAGATGGGGCAGCGTTGTTCGGATACGTGCAGCGTAACGTTCGATAACGTGAAGGTTCCGAAGGATCACATGATCGGCGCACCGGGCGAGGGCTTTAAGATAGCGATGCAGACGCTTGATGCCAGCCGCCCAATGACGGCCAGTATCGCAGTTGGTATTGCGCGCGCCGCTTGTGAACATGCCCTTGCATACTCAAAGGAGCGTAAGCAGTTCGGGAGCCCGATCAGCTCATTTCAGGGTATTCAGTTTATGCTCGCTGATATGGCGACGGTTATAGATAGTTCGCGCCTGCTTACCTGGCGCTCAGCTTGGTTAATCGATCAGGGTAAACCAGCTTCAATTGAATCGAGCATGGCGAAACGCTTTAGCGCTGACTCCGCCATGAGCGTTACGACCGATGCAGTCCAGATCTTTGGTGGATACGGATATACTAAGGATTATCCGGTTGAGAAGCTAATGCGTGACGCAAAGCTGCTCCAGATCTATGAGGGCACGAGCCAGATCCAGCGCATAGTGATAGCGCGTGAGATGTTAAAGGGATAG